TCAGCGCGCGCTGCCGGGGGCCGCGGCCGCTCATGGCTATCACTTCCGCTATCCGGAGATCGACATCGCGCTGCGCGGCATCTACGGTGACTCGTAGCGCCGGCGTCCACTCGCACCTGCGAACCGCACGCTGCGGGCTACAGCACCCGGGCAAAGCCGTACAAGTCATCCCCCTTCACCGGCTCGCCCAGGTAGGCTCGCAGCAGCAACCGTGCCGCAAGCCACGCCACTCCGGCACCGTGGCGGCCCTGGCCAAGCGCGAAGAGATGACGCGGGAAATTCCGGTGCGGGCCGACGACCGGCAGGCCGTCGGGTGAACAGTAGTCGATCGCTTCCCAGGCCCACTCCGGCGGCACCCCCGAGATCGCGGGAAACAGCGTCGTGAGCTCGTACATCAGCTCGTTGGCGCGGGGAACCAGCTGCCGATTGCGCTGCGGCATCGGCGATGGCGGCTGCGCGGCGCCCGAGAACAGCACGCGATCGTCTGGCAGCCACCGCAGCAGGTGAGGCGGATCGTGCGTGTCGCGGATCGCCGAGCGTCGGCTTCCGACCTGCCGGCGGACCGCTGCCGGCAGCGTCCCGGTCACGACGAAGCACGACTGCCGCGGCCGGAAGTGGCGGCGGAGCGCGCGCAGATCATCCGGCAGCGCACCCGAGGCAATCACCACGGCCTCGGCAGTCACGCTCGCCGCCACCGTCTCGACCCGCACCGACTTTCGTCCGGCGCGAATCTTCCGGACGGGGGATCGCTCGTAGACGCTCGCGCCCCGATCCGCCGCCGCCTTCGCCAGGCCGAGGCACATCCGGTACGGATCCAGCGCGTCCCCTTTGGTGCGGATGCCGCCTGCGCCGGCCAGCCCGGTCTCCGCCAACAGCGTCCGCTCGCTCAGCCAGGTCGATTCGACGCCGGCTTCGCGGCGGGCCTGGTACTCGCGCTGGAGTCGCCGGCCGGCGTCGTTGCCGTCGCGCGTGACGTAGACGGCGTCCTGCGGAGCCAGGCCCGCGCGCACGCCGAAACGACGCGCGGCGGCAGCGAAATCAAGCGACGCTCGACGCAGGCCCTGCCAGATATGGCGGGCCGTCCCCATCCCGTGGAGCGCCGCGCTCTCCTGAAACGACGCGTCGAAGTCCTGACGCAGGAGCCCCGCACTCCGCGACGTCTCTCCGGCGCCGACGCGGTTCGCCTCGAGCACCACGACCCGGACGTCAGCCGCGGCGAACGCGGCGGCACACGCGCATCCGGTCAATCCGCCGCCGACGATCACGACCTGGGTCTCGATCTCCTTCGCTGCACGCGGATAATCGGGACGCCGGCTCGTGGGGAATGTGTCGAGGAAGTAGGGAACGGGCCGCACGTGTCGGGATTCTAACCTCAACGCCGTGTCAGAGACCGTGTGGGCGGAGCAGGGCACTCCGTCTGCGCCGTTTCGCTCCGGGATGCCCGCGCGTCACGAACGCCAGGCCGCCCTCCGCAACGGCCGCGACTTCCGGCGCGGCCCCCCGGCGAGCGAAATCACCGAAACAATCGTCCCGATGACGGCGAGCGCGCTGAACGCGCCGACGATGTCAGTGAAGAGCGGCGCGCGCATCCAATGCAGGATATGACTGCCGTAGTGCGCGGCCAGCGCCGCCTCTGCACCGAACCGGATCGTGCGCACCGCGCTCAGGGCCAGCAGAAACGCCCATGGACGCATGCCAATCGCGCCGGCCACGAGCACGAACGGGGTGAACGGAAACGGCGGTGGAATCAACGCGAGCAGGGCGACGACCACGGCACCGCGTTCCACGCGGACCTTGACCCGCTCCAGCCGCTGAGGACTGACGAAATGGGCGAGACCGCCATCGCCGGCTTTTCTGCCAATCCAGAACGTGCCCGCCGATCCTATCGTCGACCCCACGGTCGCGAGGATCACGTACAGCCACGAGAGGCGGGGCGTGCGTGCGGCCATGATGATGACCACGAAGTCGATACCGAGCGGCAGGAAGAACACCATCGAGGCGTCGAGGATCCCCATCGACACGATGCCGGCGGGAGTGAGGAAGTAGCTCAGCAATTGGAAGAAGAGACGCCGCACGACCGGCCATAAGCAAATCGAACGCCGCAGCGCAGCGGCAGTGATTTGGAATAATTGACCCCCCAGCGGGGTTCTCGCCGGGAACCCGTTTTGATGCCGCAGATCTCACACGAGTACGTCAGGCTGGTCCTGGCGCTGGGACGCCATGATGACGATTATGTCGACGCCTACTACGGTCCTCTGGACATCAAGGCGGAAGTGGAGGCAGCCGCGCTGACACTCGACGAAATCGGCGATGCGGCCGCCGCCGTTGCCGCGTCGCTCGGCGAAACGACGGGCGCGGCGAGCGACGAACTCTCGCGGCTTCGACACCAGTATCTGCAGAAGCAGTTGTCGTCGAT
The Vicinamibacterales bacterium genome window above contains:
- a CDS encoding VTT domain-containing protein produces the protein MRRLFFQLLSYFLTPAGIVSMGILDASMVFFLPLGIDFVVIIMAARTPRLSWLYVILATVGSTIGSAGTFWIGRKAGDGGLAHFVSPQRLERVKVRVERGAVVVALLALIPPPFPFTPFVLVAGAIGMRPWAFLLALSAVRTIRFGAEAALAAHYGSHILHWMRAPLFTDIVGAFSALAVIGTIVSVISLAGGPRRKSRPLRRAAWRS
- a CDS encoding FAD-dependent oxidoreductase; its protein translation is MRPVPYFLDTFPTSRRPDYPRAAKEIETQVVIVGGGLTGCACAAAFAAADVRVVVLEANRVGAGETSRSAGLLRQDFDASFQESAALHGMGTARHIWQGLRRASLDFAAAARRFGVRAGLAPQDAVYVTRDGNDAGRRLQREYQARREAGVESTWLSERTLLAETGLAGAGGIRTKGDALDPYRMCLGLAKAAADRGASVYERSPVRKIRAGRKSVRVETVAASVTAEAVVIASGALPDDLRALRRHFRPRQSCFVVTGTLPAAVRRQVGSRRSAIRDTHDPPHLLRWLPDDRVLFSGAAQPPSPMPQRNRQLVPRANELMYELTTLFPAISGVPPEWAWEAIDYCSPDGLPVVGPHRNFPRHLFALGQGRHGAGVAWLAARLLLRAYLGEPVKGDDLYGFARVL